One Synechococcus sp. JA-2-3B'a(2-13) genomic window carries:
- a CDS encoding alpha/beta fold hydrolase, whose product MLPCSANANTEHRWLWRDQPIRYQQSGSTGPAVLLIHGFGASSDHWRKNLPELGQHCQVYAVDLLGFGGSAKPLPGSPLPYTFETWGSLVADFVREVVGQPVYLVGNSIGCIVALQAAVLDPAQVLGVAMLDPSLRLLHERKRGQVSWLRRRFTPLLQSLLGWPPFGRFFFAQVAQARAIRNILLQAYGRKEAVTEELIQLLLKPALEPGAAEVFLAFVRYSQGPLAEDLLPQLTCPVLILWGEADPWEPIALGRALAEFPCVVGFIPLPGVGHCPQDEAPELVNPLLLDWIRDPTRKPEKGLHSLPPEEGS is encoded by the coding sequence ATGTTGCCATGCAGCGCCAACGCGAACACAGAGCATCGCTGGCTCTGGCGTGACCAGCCCATTCGCTACCAACAGTCGGGATCCACAGGCCCAGCCGTGTTGCTCATCCATGGCTTTGGGGCCAGCAGCGACCATTGGCGGAAAAATTTGCCGGAGCTGGGGCAGCACTGTCAGGTGTATGCGGTCGATTTGTTGGGGTTTGGGGGATCCGCCAAGCCCCTGCCGGGATCCCCTTTGCCCTACACCTTTGAGACCTGGGGATCCCTGGTGGCAGACTTTGTCCGAGAGGTGGTGGGCCAGCCAGTCTATCTGGTGGGCAACTCGATTGGCTGCATTGTGGCTTTGCAGGCGGCGGTTCTGGATCCGGCCCAGGTTTTAGGGGTAGCGATGTTGGATCCCTCGCTGCGGCTGTTGCACGAGCGGAAACGGGGCCAGGTCTCCTGGCTGCGCCGCCGGTTCACCCCTTTGCTGCAATCCCTGCTGGGGTGGCCCCCCTTTGGTCGTTTCTTCTTTGCTCAGGTGGCCCAGGCTAGGGCCATTCGCAATATCCTCCTCCAAGCCTACGGGCGCAAAGAAGCGGTTACCGAGGAGCTGATCCAGCTTTTGCTCAAACCCGCTTTGGAGCCGGGGGCGGCAGAGGTCTTTTTGGCCTTTGTGCGCTATTCTCAGGGGCCTTTGGCTGAAGATCTCTTGCCTCAGCTCACCTGTCCCGTCTTGATCTTGTGGGGGGAAGCGGATCCCTGGGAACCCATTGCTCTGGGGCGGGCCCTGGCAGAGTTTCCTTGCGTGGTGGGGTTCATCCCATTGCCGGGGGTCGGCCATTGCCCCCAGGATGAAGCCCCCGAGCTGGTCAACCCGCTGCTGTTGGACTGGATCCGGGATCCCACCCGAAAACCTGAGAAAGGACTCCATTCTCTCCCCCCAGAAGAGGGGAGCTAG
- a CDS encoding high light inducible protein has translation MTRYRSVVVEEGGRLNNYAIEPEMYVDSTPRVGFTDYAERLNGRLAMIGFVALILFEALSGTTLIGWLQSLGR, from the coding sequence ATGACCCGATATCGCTCCGTCGTCGTCGAAGAAGGCGGTCGGCTGAACAACTACGCCATTGAGCCAGAAATGTATGTGGATAGCACCCCCCGCGTGGGCTTCACCGACTATGCAGAGCGCTTGAACGGGCGCTTGGCAATGATCGGCTTTGTTGCCCTGATCCTGTTTGAAGCTCTGTCTGGTACCACCCTGATTGGCTGGCTGCAGTCCCTGGGCCGATAA
- a CDS encoding arylamine N-acetyltransferase family protein translates to MLEPLTPSQIRAYLDRIGYVGPTQPTLQTLRQIHLAHLLRVPFENLDIHRGRAIRLERDFLFQKIVRERRGGFCFELNSLLAAALQGMGFSVHLLSGQVSRSESDVRFGPECNHLAVQVNIGDEAWLADVGYGEAFREPLRLGDPGIQAQAEGRYRLTLWPGDPTACRYWLIQQEQPDRTWKTLFLLDRIPRSLQEFEPMCHFHQTSPESMFTRLRLCTLATPTGRVTLTARANGSFKWIETTPEGRWERPLRDEKEYEQLLACAFGICLPPSPAAAGDPRGKVARPKPNDVSTEPTQIFPKQG, encoded by the coding sequence ATGCTAGAGCCACTGACCCCCTCCCAAATCAGGGCCTACTTGGATCGGATTGGCTACGTTGGCCCCACCCAGCCCACCCTGCAAACCCTCCGCCAGATCCACCTAGCCCACCTGCTGCGGGTGCCGTTTGAAAATCTGGACATTCATCGGGGTCGTGCCATTCGCCTGGAGCGGGATTTCTTGTTCCAAAAAATCGTCCGAGAGCGGCGGGGCGGCTTTTGCTTTGAGCTGAACAGCCTGCTGGCCGCTGCCTTGCAGGGAATGGGGTTTTCGGTACACCTACTCTCAGGACAGGTGAGCCGGTCGGAGTCCGATGTCCGCTTTGGACCTGAGTGCAACCACTTGGCTGTGCAGGTGAACATCGGCGATGAAGCCTGGCTGGCAGATGTGGGGTATGGGGAGGCCTTTCGCGAGCCGTTGCGGCTGGGGGATCCCGGGATTCAAGCCCAGGCTGAAGGACGCTACCGCCTCACCCTTTGGCCAGGGGATCCCACTGCTTGCCGTTATTGGCTCATTCAGCAGGAACAGCCGGATCGCACCTGGAAAACTCTATTTCTTCTGGATCGGATCCCACGCTCCCTGCAGGAGTTCGAGCCCATGTGCCACTTTCACCAAACTTCGCCAGAATCGATGTTTACCCGGCTGCGCCTTTGCACCCTGGCCACTCCGACCGGACGGGTCACCCTCACCGCCCGCGCCAATGGCTCTTTTAAGTGGATCGAGACCACCCCAGAAGGCCGCTGGGAACGCCCTCTCAGGGATGAAAAAGAGTATGAACAACTGCTCGCCTGCGCCTTCGGGATCTGCCTTCCCCCATCTCCTGCCGCCGCTGGGGATCCGAGGGGAAAGGTTGCAAGACCCAAGCCCAATGACGTCTCAACAGAGCCCACCCAAATCTTCCCCAAACAAGGCTAG
- a CDS encoding polyribonucleotide nucleotidyltransferase, producing MAEYTRSISFYGREIDINIGLMAPQAGCGVWLTSGETSILVTATRQPGRPGVDFMPLLVDYEERLYAAGRIPGGYLRREGRPPERATLISRLIDRPIRPLFPEWLRDDVQVVATTLSVDDTVPPDVLCILGASLAIHGARIPFNGPVAAVRVGLVKDEFILNPTYAEIEAGDLDLVVAGCADGVIMVEAGANQLPEKDVVEAIEFGFEAIQELLKAQQQVLADLNITPVELPPPPKNEELIAFVEEQAQEGIRSILRQFLDKTSREQQLEELKAKLEAQIQERPEGDPLRLYLLENPKELDNQFKALLKKLMRQQILQEGVRVDGRKLDEVRPVSCRVGLIPRVHGSALFNRGLTQVLSITTLGTPGDAQELDDLHPVDEKRYMHHYNFPGFSVGETRPSRSPGRREIGHGALAERALVPVLPKEEEFPYVVRVVSEVLSSNGSTSMGSVCGSTLSLMDAGVPIKAPVSGVAMGLIKEGDEVRILTDIQGIEDFLGDMDFKVAGTRAGITALQMDMKITGITVDVVEQAIRQAKAGREFILDKMLETIAAPRPQLAKTAPRLLTFKVDPEDIGKIIGPGGKTVRGITEATGAKVDISDDGTITVSSSVGGQAEAARAMIENLVRRVEEGQVYLGKVTRIIPIGAFVEFLPGKEGMIHISQLAEYRVGRVEDEVAVEDEVVVKVRSIDHKGRINLTRLGISPEEAARVRNHHH from the coding sequence ATGGCAGAATACACTCGGTCGATTTCCTTTTATGGGCGGGAAATTGACATCAATATTGGGCTGATGGCCCCCCAGGCAGGGTGTGGGGTTTGGCTGACTTCGGGCGAAACCTCGATTTTGGTTACCGCCACACGGCAGCCAGGCCGGCCTGGCGTTGATTTTATGCCCTTGTTGGTCGATTACGAAGAGCGCCTCTACGCAGCGGGGCGGATCCCAGGGGGATATCTGCGGCGAGAAGGCCGGCCACCGGAACGGGCCACTTTGATCTCTCGCTTAATAGACCGACCCATTCGTCCGTTGTTCCCGGAATGGCTGCGGGATGATGTGCAGGTGGTGGCCACCACCCTCTCGGTGGACGATACGGTGCCGCCCGATGTGTTGTGTATTTTGGGAGCCTCGTTAGCCATTCACGGCGCTCGCATCCCCTTCAATGGCCCCGTGGCGGCGGTGCGGGTGGGCTTGGTCAAGGATGAATTTATCCTCAACCCCACCTATGCCGAAATTGAGGCGGGCGATCTGGATCTGGTGGTGGCCGGCTGTGCCGATGGCGTGATCATGGTGGAAGCCGGGGCCAACCAACTGCCGGAAAAGGATGTGGTGGAGGCCATCGAGTTTGGTTTTGAGGCCATCCAGGAGCTGCTCAAAGCCCAACAGCAAGTCCTGGCGGATCTCAACATCACCCCGGTAGAGCTGCCCCCTCCCCCCAAAAACGAGGAGCTGATTGCCTTTGTAGAAGAGCAGGCTCAGGAGGGCATTCGCTCCATTCTCAGGCAGTTTTTGGACAAGACCAGCCGGGAACAGCAACTGGAGGAGCTCAAGGCCAAGCTGGAGGCCCAAATCCAGGAACGGCCAGAGGGGGATCCCTTGCGGCTCTATCTTCTGGAAAACCCCAAAGAGTTGGACAACCAGTTCAAGGCTCTGCTCAAGAAGCTGATGCGCCAGCAAATCCTGCAAGAGGGGGTGCGGGTAGATGGACGCAAGCTGGACGAGGTGCGACCGGTCTCTTGCCGGGTGGGTTTGATCCCAAGGGTTCACGGCAGTGCCTTGTTCAATCGCGGCCTCACCCAAGTCCTTTCCATCACTACCCTCGGCACGCCCGGCGATGCCCAGGAGCTGGACGACTTGCACCCGGTGGATGAGAAGCGCTACATGCACCACTACAATTTTCCGGGCTTTTCGGTGGGAGAAACGCGGCCTTCACGCTCGCCGGGACGGCGGGAGATTGGTCATGGGGCGCTGGCGGAGCGGGCCTTGGTGCCGGTGCTGCCCAAGGAAGAGGAGTTTCCCTACGTGGTGAGGGTGGTGTCGGAAGTGCTCTCCTCCAACGGCTCCACCTCGATGGGATCCGTCTGTGGCTCTACCCTTTCTCTGATGGATGCCGGGGTGCCGATCAAAGCGCCGGTCAGCGGGGTGGCCATGGGCCTTATTAAGGAGGGGGATGAGGTGCGCATCCTCACCGACATCCAGGGGATCGAGGACTTTCTGGGCGACATGGACTTCAAGGTGGCCGGTACGCGGGCGGGGATCACCGCTCTGCAAATGGACATGAAAATCACCGGCATCACCGTTGACGTGGTGGAACAGGCCATCCGGCAAGCCAAGGCCGGACGCGAGTTCATCCTCGACAAGATGCTGGAGACGATTGCTGCGCCTCGACCCCAGTTGGCCAAAACGGCTCCCCGTCTGCTCACGTTCAAGGTGGATCCCGAGGATATCGGCAAGATCATCGGCCCCGGTGGCAAGACCGTGCGCGGCATCACCGAAGCGACAGGGGCCAAGGTGGACATCAGCGACGACGGCACAATCACCGTGTCTTCCTCGGTGGGCGGCCAGGCGGAGGCGGCGCGGGCGATGATCGAAAATCTGGTGCGGCGGGTGGAAGAGGGGCAGGTGTATTTGGGCAAGGTGACCCGCATCATCCCCATCGGCGCTTTTGTGGAGTTTTTGCCCGGCAAAGAGGGCATGATCCACATTTCGCAACTGGCGGAGTACCGCGTCGGCAGGGTGGAAGACGAGGTGGCTGTGGAAGATGAGGTGGTGGTCAAGGTGCGCAGCATCGATCACAAAGGCCGTATCAACCTCACTCGCCTCGGCATTAGCCCTGAGGAAGCAGCGCGGGTGCGCAACCATCACCACTGA
- a CDS encoding MoaD/ThiS family protein has translation MVAAQNPAPDELFPITLKLFAIYQEVIGQTEMCLQVSPGTTVGQLCDQLIQRYPSLAPWRSQTRFGLNLNFVAADTPLSAGDEVVLIPPVSGG, from the coding sequence ATGGTTGCTGCCCAAAATCCAGCCCCCGATGAGCTTTTTCCCATCACGCTGAAGCTCTTTGCCATCTATCAAGAAGTGATCGGACAAACTGAAATGTGCCTGCAGGTGAGCCCCGGTACCACCGTCGGGCAGCTGTGCGATCAACTGATCCAGCGCTACCCCAGCTTGGCTCCTTGGCGCTCCCAAACGCGCTTCGGTCTCAACCTCAATTTTGTAGCTGCCGACACTCCCCTATCGGCGGGAGACGAAGTCGTCCTGATCCCTCCGGTCAGCGGGGGCTGA
- a CDS encoding RNA-guided endonuclease InsQ/TnpB family protein, which produces MTQVLTVSCKLKVAQSQAAKLDATLEAFGQALNWVNQNTPEKIVNAVKLQSLCYYEIRARFGLSSNLARTTSRLRDQQVCRRVAGSRKVAKQKKRPVKEFKSGFVTYDARIFSFRQKDWTVSLTTVEGRERFELAIGNYQRGMLAGSNPKSATLVKRKDGSYYIQICVEKKPPKQQDTDKVIGVDLGRTDIAHTSEGDNWNGQQLNRVRERYSRLRAVLQRKASKGTRSSRRRCRELLQRLSGKERRFQTWVNHRISKAIVSRAKTTNSAIALEDLTGIRERVNQQPRNKAERRRTNSWAFYQLRQFLEYKARVAGVSLVLVPPAYTSQTCHKCLHIHPDPAQSYRSGKSFKCGHCGWEGDADLNGANVIALLGAAVNQPRGSGLFCSLVEQSRLRATESPLRTA; this is translated from the coding sequence ATGACCCAAGTCCTGACCGTCTCCTGCAAGCTCAAGGTAGCCCAGTCGCAAGCCGCCAAATTGGACGCGACTTTGGAGGCTTTTGGCCAAGCCTTGAATTGGGTCAACCAGAACACGCCGGAGAAGATCGTCAACGCGGTCAAGCTGCAATCCCTTTGCTACTACGAGATTCGAGCCCGGTTTGGCTTGTCCAGTAACTTGGCAAGGACTACGTCCCGCTTACGCGACCAACAGGTGTGCAGACGGGTAGCGGGTTCCCGCAAAGTGGCTAAGCAGAAAAAGCGTCCCGTCAAGGAGTTTAAGAGCGGCTTTGTTACCTACGACGCTCGCATCTTTTCGTTCCGTCAAAAAGACTGGACGGTGTCGCTGACCACGGTGGAAGGGAGAGAACGCTTTGAACTGGCCATTGGCAACTACCAGCGTGGGATGCTGGCTGGTTCCAACCCCAAATCTGCCACCCTGGTCAAGCGCAAAGATGGCTCCTACTACATCCAGATTTGCGTAGAGAAAAAGCCACCCAAGCAACAAGATACCGACAAGGTGATCGGGGTGGACTTGGGAAGGACAGATATTGCCCATACATCGGAAGGAGATAACTGGAATGGACAGCAGTTGAACAGAGTCCGAGAGCGCTACTCCCGGTTGAGGGCGGTACTCCAACGCAAAGCCAGTAAGGGCACACGCAGTTCGCGGCGCAGATGCAGAGAACTGTTGCAACGGCTGTCTGGCAAGGAGAGACGCTTTCAAACGTGGGTCAATCATCGCATCTCCAAAGCTATTGTCTCTAGGGCAAAGACCACAAACAGCGCTATTGCCCTGGAAGACCTGACAGGGATCCGGGAAAGGGTCAATCAACAGCCGCGCAACAAGGCCGAACGGCGCAGAACCAACAGTTGGGCGTTCTACCAGCTACGCCAGTTTCTGGAATACAAGGCGAGAGTTGCAGGGGTTTCTCTGGTTCTTGTGCCGCCTGCCTACACGTCGCAGACCTGTCACAAGTGTTTACACATCCATCCCGATCCTGCGCAATCCTACCGCAGTGGTAAGTCGTTTAAGTGTGGGCACTGTGGATGGGAAGGAGATGCGGACTTGAATGGTGCAAACGTAATTGCGCTCTTGGGGGCTGCCGTAAACCAGCCTAGAGGTTCGGGCCTGTTTTGTTCTCTGGTAGAGCAGAGCAGGCTCAGGGCTACTGAAAGCCCGCTCCGTACCGCTTAG
- a CDS encoding 2-isopropylmalate synthase: MDAAAVAGFDGQALDHVLIFDTTLRDGEQCPGATLNTEEKLAIARQLARLGVDIIEAGFAYASPGDFEAVQKVAEQVGTPDGPVICSLARALKPDIEAAAAALKPAAKPRIHTFISTSDIHLKYQLRKTRAEVLQIAEEMVAYAKSFVEDVEFSMMDATRSDPEFLYQVVEAAIRAGAKTINIPDTVGYVMPEEFGQLIKGIRENVPNIKQAILSVHGHDDLGVSVANFLEAIKQGARQVEVTVNGIGERAGNTALEELVMALHVRRSYFNPYFGLPVDSEKPLTHIKTQEIYRTSRLVSNLTGMLVQPNKAIVGSNAFAHESGIHQDGMLKNRQTYEIMDAQTIGLQSSTLVLGKHSGRNAFRNRLKELGFELSEQDLNKAFLRFKELADKKKEISDLDLEAIVNDETRPVPELYRLEHVQVVCGNREAPTATVRLVTPEGEERVDAAVGTGPVDAVYKAINRIVNIPNKLIEFSVQSVTAGIDAIGEVTIRLRHEDRIFSGHAANTDIIVASAQAYMNALNKLYSALHAARSTADQREAAAQKI, translated from the coding sequence ATGGATGCTGCCGCGGTCGCCGGGTTTGATGGCCAAGCTTTGGATCATGTACTCATTTTCGACACCACCCTGCGAGACGGGGAGCAGTGCCCCGGCGCCACCCTCAACACCGAAGAAAAGCTGGCCATTGCCCGGCAGTTGGCCCGGCTGGGCGTCGATATCATCGAAGCGGGATTTGCCTATGCCAGCCCTGGTGACTTTGAGGCCGTGCAGAAGGTGGCCGAGCAGGTGGGAACCCCCGATGGCCCTGTGATTTGCAGCCTGGCCCGCGCCCTCAAGCCGGACATTGAGGCCGCCGCCGCCGCCCTAAAGCCTGCTGCCAAGCCCCGCATCCACACCTTCATCTCCACCTCCGACATTCACCTGAAGTATCAGTTGCGCAAAACCCGCGCTGAGGTGCTGCAAATTGCCGAAGAGATGGTGGCCTACGCCAAGTCCTTCGTGGAGGATGTGGAGTTTTCCATGATGGATGCCACCCGCTCTGACCCAGAGTTCCTATACCAGGTCGTCGAGGCGGCCATTCGGGCGGGGGCCAAAACCATCAACATCCCCGATACCGTCGGCTACGTCATGCCGGAGGAGTTCGGCCAACTGATCAAGGGCATCCGCGAAAATGTGCCCAACATCAAGCAAGCGATCCTTTCTGTGCACGGCCACGACGATCTGGGCGTCTCGGTGGCCAACTTCTTGGAAGCGATTAAGCAGGGCGCCCGTCAGGTGGAAGTGACGGTCAACGGCATTGGTGAGCGGGCCGGCAACACAGCCCTGGAAGAGTTGGTGATGGCCTTGCATGTGCGGCGCAGCTACTTCAACCCCTACTTCGGCCTGCCGGTGGACTCCGAGAAGCCCCTCACCCACATCAAAACTCAGGAGATCTATCGCACCTCGCGCCTCGTCTCCAACCTCACTGGCATGTTGGTGCAGCCCAACAAGGCTATCGTCGGCTCCAACGCCTTTGCCCACGAATCTGGCATCCACCAGGACGGCATGTTGAAGAACCGCCAGACCTATGAGATCATGGATGCACAGACCATCGGCCTGCAATCGAGCACCTTGGTGTTGGGCAAGCACTCGGGCCGCAACGCCTTTCGCAACCGCCTCAAAGAACTGGGGTTCGAGCTGTCGGAGCAGGATCTGAACAAGGCCTTCTTGCGCTTCAAAGAGCTGGCTGACAAGAAAAAAGAAATCTCCGACCTGGATCTGGAAGCGATTGTTAACGACGAAACTCGCCCGGTGCCCGAACTCTACCGCCTGGAGCATGTCCAAGTGGTGTGTGGCAATCGAGAGGCTCCCACTGCCACGGTGCGCCTGGTAACCCCGGAAGGGGAAGAGCGGGTGGACGCTGCCGTGGGCACAGGCCCGGTGGATGCGGTGTACAAGGCCATCAACCGCATTGTCAATATCCCCAACAAGTTAATCGAGTTTTCTGTCCAATCGGTTACTGCCGGCATCGACGCCATTGGGGAAGTCACCATCCGCCTGCGCCACGAAGACCGCATCTTTTCCGGCCATGCCGCCAACACCGACATCATCGTCGCTTCGGCCCAAGCCTACATGAATGCCCTCAACAAGCTCTACTCTGCGCTGCACGCGGCACGCTCGACGGCTGACCAGCGCGAGGCTGCTGCCCAGAAGATCTGA
- a CDS encoding pyridoxamine 5'-phosphate oxidase family protein: MSVLEQLNMLLDGQPVASLAVLEQGSPAVSLVPFVVQRDPLRFAIVISDLSAHTQALRADPRAALLIHEPPTPGDPRSNHALSRVMVSGEAQFLSREEAQAQGFEALYRAKYEIAEMILGLADFHFCQIVPKTGSFIQGFGHAFRLRGPNLDQLEHLGRA; encoded by the coding sequence ATGTCGGTGCTGGAACAGTTAAATATGCTGCTGGATGGCCAGCCGGTGGCCAGCTTGGCGGTGCTGGAGCAGGGATCCCCGGCGGTGTCGTTGGTGCCTTTTGTGGTGCAGCGGGATCCCTTGCGCTTTGCCATTGTCATCAGCGATCTTTCTGCCCACACCCAGGCTTTGCGGGCGGATCCCCGGGCCGCGCTACTCATCCACGAGCCGCCCACCCCAGGGGATCCCCGCAGTAACCATGCCCTGTCGCGGGTGATGGTGAGCGGAGAAGCCCAGTTTCTCAGCCGCGAAGAGGCGCAAGCGCAGGGGTTTGAGGCCCTCTATCGCGCCAAGTACGAGATTGCCGAGATGATCCTGGGCTTGGCGGATTTTCACTTCTGTCAGATCGTCCCCAAAACTGGTAGCTTCATCCAGGGGTTTGGCCATGCATTCCGGCTGAGGGGCCCCAACCTGGATCAACTGGAGCACCTTGGTCGGGCGTAG
- a CDS encoding CHASE2 domain-containing protein produces MPDPVPPFLVGQGYTSPARLSPSRRRLGWALAWGLGWAALLNLSAQHPLLVRMESDAQEWLYAWRGPQQPSPEVVIVGIDGRIGLDRDSGAEHVPANGNSGQGESNGRTSGAEHLGQHQVDFLLERANYAGLTLRLLEEAEARVVVLNLPSSFVVPQNLGNENLDAPLRQVVQRYPDRLVLATRSSESFGRSEINIYNHFLPFSSLRLEYLVPPEHVQGVVQHRVDSAGILRQAQLRGLYLRRDSQEEQMFASVEALAFAKYDPERASRWFRERGLQPIQFNPLGSQHGIPIIPIERVCPPAVLQAGSGSVAPMINPSQACRGQEGIPPLDPEVADQLRDKIVLVGFVGGYPETFPVRTADGSQIAAVELQAQVLSSLLTGEVYQSVPGGVAVAVVLLLGVGTGLLLVLYRPPLRSRQRCGALLSPWGWKQQQFLLRPVVGLAVYEGWAVAQFLLGRWVWPLVLPALASGLTGVSLLLTLVIVENQERLLAQQQELERLRRAEQEAAIDQARKLLYRVATDIHDRELQELKVVMDNLESLQWQQHQGKAPDPTVYDHLLEQLERIGRGIRNQLNDVRTLAAKLRISPSLREGLHRGIEIYLDELIQAGSLTLSVERQLQPLQEPNTGEWFDQREDILRFLREAIGNVIAHVQPPKGNASFVKVSLAQTERHCCLSVVNDGIEYAPGLSGGYGSKAMNTIARYLPKGSWHRTRTPEGHTHVELHWEMPL; encoded by the coding sequence ATGCCGGATCCCGTCCCTCCCTTTCTCGTTGGCCAAGGCTATACTTCTCCAGCTCGACTGTCCCCCTCCCGGCGACGGCTGGGCTGGGCGTTGGCTTGGGGCTTGGGTTGGGCTGCTCTGCTTAACCTTTCTGCTCAGCATCCTTTGTTGGTGCGGATGGAGAGCGACGCCCAGGAGTGGCTGTACGCTTGGCGTGGCCCTCAGCAGCCTTCTCCCGAGGTGGTGATCGTCGGCATTGATGGTCGTATAGGACTCGATCGCGACAGCGGTGCGGAGCACGTTCCCGCTAACGGGAACAGCGGACAGGGGGAAAGCAATGGCCGCACCAGTGGTGCAGAGCACCTTGGCCAACATCAAGTTGACTTCCTTCTGGAACGGGCCAACTACGCCGGCCTGACGTTGCGTCTACTGGAAGAAGCTGAGGCCAGGGTGGTGGTGCTAAACCTGCCCAGCAGCTTTGTGGTACCTCAAAACCTGGGCAACGAGAACTTAGATGCCCCTCTGCGTCAGGTGGTGCAGCGCTACCCAGATCGCTTGGTCTTGGCCACCCGCAGCAGCGAGAGCTTTGGCCGCTCCGAGATTAACATCTACAACCATTTTCTGCCCTTCTCTTCTCTGCGGCTGGAGTACCTGGTGCCGCCAGAGCATGTGCAGGGGGTGGTGCAACATCGGGTAGACAGTGCCGGGATCCTGCGCCAGGCCCAGTTGCGGGGGCTCTACCTGCGCCGCGACAGCCAAGAGGAGCAGATGTTCGCCTCGGTCGAGGCTCTGGCTTTTGCCAAATACGACCCGGAGCGGGCCAGCCGCTGGTTTCGCGAGCGGGGGTTGCAGCCGATCCAATTCAACCCCCTCGGATCCCAGCACGGGATCCCCATCATCCCCATCGAACGGGTTTGCCCTCCAGCTGTTCTCCAGGCAGGATCCGGGTCTGTTGCCCCGATGATCAACCCCAGCCAAGCCTGCCGCGGCCAAGAAGGGATCCCTCCCCTCGATCCCGAAGTTGCCGACCAATTGCGGGACAAAATTGTCCTGGTGGGTTTTGTGGGCGGCTACCCCGAAACCTTCCCAGTGCGGACTGCGGATGGATCCCAGATTGCGGCGGTGGAGCTGCAGGCGCAAGTCCTCTCCAGCCTGCTCACCGGGGAGGTCTACCAATCCGTGCCGGGGGGGGTGGCGGTTGCGGTGGTCTTGCTGCTGGGAGTGGGAACGGGACTGCTTTTGGTGCTTTATCGTCCCCCCCTACGTTCGCGTCAGCGGTGCGGAGCACTTTTGAGCCCTTGGGGCTGGAAGCAACAGCAGTTTCTCCTGCGGCCTGTGGTGGGGCTTGCCGTTTACGAAGGGTGGGCTGTGGCCCAGTTTCTACTGGGGCGTTGGGTTTGGCCTCTCGTCTTGCCGGCCCTGGCCAGTGGGCTAACGGGGGTGAGCCTGCTGCTCACTTTGGTCATTGTGGAGAATCAAGAACGGCTCTTGGCCCAGCAACAGGAACTGGAGCGCCTGCGCCGAGCCGAACAGGAGGCCGCCATTGACCAGGCTCGCAAGCTGCTCTACCGAGTAGCCACCGACATTCACGATCGCGAGCTGCAGGAGCTGAAGGTGGTGATGGACAACTTGGAGAGCTTGCAATGGCAGCAGCACCAGGGAAAAGCTCCCGATCCCACCGTCTACGACCACCTGCTCGAGCAACTGGAGAGGATCGGACGCGGGATCCGGAATCAGCTCAACGATGTGCGCACCCTAGCCGCCAAGCTGCGCATCTCCCCCAGCTTGCGAGAGGGGTTGCATCGCGGCATCGAGATCTATCTGGACGAGCTGATCCAAGCGGGCAGCCTGACGCTGTCTGTGGAGCGCCAACTGCAACCTCTGCAGGAGCCCAACACCGGCGAGTGGTTTGATCAGCGAGAAGACATCTTGCGCTTTTTGCGGGAGGCCATCGGCAATGTCATCGCCCATGTACAACCCCCCAAAGGCAATGCTTCCTTTGTCAAGGTGTCGCTGGCCCAAACGGAGCGCCACTGCTGCCTTTCCGTGGTCAACGATGGTATCGAGTACGCTCCCGGCCTCAGCGGCGGCTACGGCAGCAAGGCCATGAACACCATCGCCCGCTATCTACCCAAGGGATCTTGGCACCGCACCCGCACCCCGGAAGGCCATACCCATGTCGAGCTGCACTGGGAGATGCCGCTCTGA